In Rutidosis leptorrhynchoides isolate AG116_Rl617_1_P2 chromosome 2, CSIRO_AGI_Rlap_v1, whole genome shotgun sequence, one genomic interval encodes:
- the LOC139889906 gene encoding uncharacterized WD repeat-containing protein C3H5.08c-like — protein sequence MVSSFEEDEYRFFDAEDTISIGSMDQFSEPEDDSGANEFQYDVWAEAPSSVHQRKTTFFKLMGLSSENLVNDDNAIVEVIEDRIAQTSGCVLRTAIEEEKEDCSLSTSNSSSSRIQDFDGEENGDKLMTRSDVVSAPVIQKLVDRHIKVADSMSKTMNRVKGQFLGSLRSMASNIAHKNGSPSSSKSLENGSTHWAKVKRVRVHQSKKRLKELSAVFIGQDIQAHQGSILTMKFSLDGRYLASAGEDAIVRVWQVVEDERLNEIDIPDVDPSCLYFSVNNLSELSPLMAEKQKINMLKSLKKTKNSACVIFPPKVFRILEKPVHEFHGHKGDVLDLSWSKDNFLLSSSVDETVRLWRVGSDCCLRVFPHSNYVTCVQFQPTDKNYFVSGSIDGKVRIWSVSGCQVVDWIDLREIVTAVAYSPDGKGGVIGSMTGCCSFFSLSGNRFHLEASVLLNSKKKSPCKRIIGFQFCPQDSSKVMVACADSHVRILHGANVVGKFRGQRNAGNPVCASLTSDGKHIVSASEDSNVYVWNLYNKKGPSFLQQKIVRSYECFSAGASVALPWSGLKVDTNPLPPCYFSLGRDYFPDSAPKGFATWPEEKLPSDLTSPLCKSRYKFFRSSCQSSYNCHTWGMVIVTAGWDGRIRSFHNYGLPVTV from the exons ATGGTTAGTTCATTTGAAGAAGATGAATATCGATTTTTTGATGCTGAAGATACCATCAGTATCGGGTCGATGGACCAGTTCTCTGAGCCCGAAGATGATTCGGGGGCTAATGAGTTTCAGTATGATGTTTGGGCTGAGGCTCCTTCAAGTGTTCACCAAAGGAAGACCACTTTTTTTAAATTAATGGGTTTAAGCTCTGAAAATCTAGTTAATGACGACAATGCGATTGTTGAGGTGATCGAAGATAGAATTGCGCAGACAAGTGGATGTGTGCTGAGAACAGCAatcgaagaagaaaaagaagattgTTCATTAAGTACGTCTAATTCGTCTTCTTCAAGAATTCAAGATTTTGATGGTGAAGAAAATGGTGATAAGTTAATGACCCGATCAGATGTCGTATCGGCCCCAGTGATTCAGAAACTTGTGGATAGACATATTAAAGTTGCTGACTCTATGTCGAAAACGATGAACAGAGTAAAGGGTCAATTTTTAGGTAGTTTAAGGTCAATGGCAAGTAATATTGCTCATAAGAATGGAAGTCCTAGTAGTTCTAAGTCTCTTGAAAATGGGTCGACCCACTGGGCGAAAGTGAAACGGGTCAGAGTACATCAGAGTAAGAAGAGATTGAAAGAACTGTCTGCTGTATTTATTGGTCAAGATATTCAAGCTCATCAAGGTTCAATTTTGACCATGAAATTTAGTCTTGACGGGCGTTATCTTGCTAGTGCTGGTGAAGATGCAATTGTTCGGGTTTGGCAAGTTGTAGAAGACGAAAGATTGAATGAAATTGACATCCCAGATGTCGACCCGTCTTGTTTATACTTCAGTGTGAATAATCTCTCTGAATTATCACCTTTAATGGCTGAAAAACAGAAGATTAACATGCTGAAAAGCTTGAAAAAGACCAAAAATTCAGCTTGTGTTATCTTCCCTCCTAAAGTATTTCGGATATTGGAGAAGCCCGTTCATGAGTTTCATGGACACAAAGGCGACGTCCTAGATCTCTCATGGTCCAAAGATAAT TTTCTTCTATCATCATCGGTTGATGAAACTGTTCGGTTATGGAGAGTTGGGAGTGATTGTTGCCTTAGAGTCTTTCCGCATAGCAACTATGTGACGTGCGTTCAGTTTCAGCCTACGGACAAAAATTATTTTGTGAGTGGTTCGATCGATGGAAAAGTAAGGATCTGGTCGGTTTCGGGTTGTCAAGTTGTTGATTGGATAGACTTAAGAGAAATAGTCACTGCTGTCGCGTATAGTCCTGATGGAAAG GGTGGTGTTATTGGATCCATGACTGGGTGTTGCAGTTTCTTTAGTTTATCAG GAAACCGCTTCCATTTAGAAGCTTCGGTTTTGTTAAACAGTAAAAAGAAGTCCCCTTGCAAGAGGATAATTGGCTTTCAG TTCTGCCCACAAGATTCAAGTAAAGTTATGGTCGCTTGTGCCGATTCCCACGTCAGAATCCTCCATGGCGCCAACGTTGTTGGCAAATTCAGAG GCCAACGAAATGCTGGAAATCCAGTTTGTGCATCGTTAACATCCGATGGGAAACATATAGTTTCAGCGAGTGAGGACTCCAATGTATATGTTTGGAACCTCTATAATAAAAAAGGACCTTCCTTTTTGCAACAAAAGATAGTCAGATCTTACGAATGTTTCTCTGCTGGTGCATCAGTCGCGTTACCATGGTCTGGGCTAAAAGTTGACACAAATCCATTGCCGCCCTGCTACTTTTCTCTGGGTCGGGATTATTTTCCGGATTCGGCTCCAAAAGGTTTTGCAACCTGGCCCGAAGAAAAACTTCCTTCTGACTTAACGTCTCCATTATGTAAATCCAGATACAAATTCTTTAGATCTTCGTGTCAGAGTTCATACAATTGTCACACATGGGGAATGGTGATCGTGACAGCGGGATGGGATGGACGGATCAGGTCGTTTCATAATTATGGGCTACCAGTTActgtttaa